A genomic window from Salvia miltiorrhiza cultivar Shanhuang (shh) chromosome 5, IMPLAD_Smil_shh, whole genome shotgun sequence includes:
- the LOC130985592 gene encoding uncharacterized protein LOC130985592 encodes MEDWEDEPVPDILSKKEILKSNWEDEDLDDDDVKDSWEDEEEPTKEPKAEPLPPPEKSIQKTAAKTEEKKVKAVQATKEAPLDPIEEKLRQQRLVEEADFKSTAELFAKKGDEKTLDNFIPNSESDFLEYAEMISHKLRPYEKSYHYIGLLKSVMRLSLTSLKGADVKDVASSITAIANEKIKAEKEANASKKKTVGKKKQLHVGKPDDDVVVDGYDGYDDYDFM; translated from the exons ATGGAGGATTGGG AAGATGAGCCTGTTCCAGATATCCTGAGCAAAAAGGAGATACTGAAGAGCAATTGGGAGGATGAGGATTTGGACGATGACGATGTCAAGGATTCTTGGGAAGATGAAGAGGAGCCTACAAAG GAACCCAAAgctgagccactgccacctccTGAAAAGTCCATTCAAAAGACAGCAGCAAAAACAGAAGAAAAGAAGGTGAAAGCTGTTCAAGCCACAAAAGAGGCGCCTTTAGATCCTATAGAAGAAAAACTCCGCCAGCAGAG GCTTGTAGAAGAAGCCGATTTTAAGTCTACTGCAGAATTGTTTGCCAAGAAGGGTGATGAAAAGACACTGGATAATTTTATTCCGAACAGTGAGAGTGATTTCCTGGAATATGCGGAAATGATCTCTCATAAACTTCGTCCATATGAG AAAAGCTATCACTATATTGGGTTGCTGAAGTCTGTAATGAGATTGTCATTGACATCTTTGAAAGGTGCGGATGTCAAAGATGTTGCTTCATCCATTACTGCAATTGCAAATGAAAAGATAAAAGCTGAAAAAGAAGCCAATGCTAGCAAAAAGAAGACAG TTGGAAAGAAGAAACAACTGCATGTTGGCAAGCCAGATGATGATGTGGTGGTTGATGGTTACGATGGTTAtgatgactatgattttatgtGA
- the LOC130985594 gene encoding uncharacterized protein LOC130985594 codes for MEDWEDEPVPDILSKKEILKSNWEDEDLDDDDVKDSWEDEEEPTKEPKAEPLPPPEKSIQKTAAKTEEKKVKAVQATKEVPLDPIEEKLRQQRLVEEADFKSTAELFAKKGDEKTLDNFIPNSESDFLEYAEMISHKLRPYEKSYHYIGLLKSVMRLSLTSLKGADAKEIASSITAIANEKIKAEKEANASKKKTVGKKKQLHVGKPDDDVVVDGYDGYDDYDFM; via the exons ATGGAGGATTGGG AAGATGAGCCTGTTCCAGATATCCTGAGCAAAAAGGAGATACTGAAGAGCAATTGGGAGGATGAGGATTTGGACGATGACGATGTCAAGGATTCTTGGGAAGATGAAGAGGAGCCTACGAAG GAACCTAAAgctgagccactgccacctccCGAAAAGTCCATTCAAAAGACAGCAGCAAAAACAGAAGAAAAGAAGGTGAAAGCTGTTCAAGCCACGAAAGAGGTGCCTTTAGATCCTATAGAAGAAAAACTCCGCCAGCAGAG GCTTGTAGAAGAAGCCGATTTTAAGTCTACTGCAGAATTGTTTGCCAAGAAGGGTGATGAAAAGACACTGGATAATTTTATTCCGAACAGTGAGAGTGATTTCCTGGAATATGCGGAAATGATCTCTCATAAACTTCGTCCATATGAG AAAAGCTATCACTATATTGGGTTGCTGAAGTCTGTAATGAGATTGTCATTGACATCTTTGAAAGGTGCGGATGCCAAAGAAATTGCTTCATCCATTACTGCAATTGCAAATGAAAAGATAAAAGCTGAAAAAGAAGCCAATGCTAGCAAAAAGAAGACAG TTGGAAAGAAGAAACAACTGCATGTGGGCAAGCCAGATGATGATGTGGTGGTTGATGGTTACGATGGTTAtgatgactatgattttatgtGA